DNA from Acidimicrobiales bacterium:
GACCGGAAGCGAGCTGCTGCACCTCCAGTCGGTGTTGCACGGGGTGCCGCGCCGCGTCGCCGAGGAGCGCAGCGGCGATCTGCTCGAACGGGTCGGACTCACCGCCGCGGCCAACCGGCGGGTCGGCACCTACTCGGGCGGGATGCGCCGGCGCCTCGATCTGGCCTTGTCGCTGGTGCACGAGCCGATCGTGCTGTTCCTCGACGAGCCCACCACCGGGCTCGACCCCACCAGCCGCATGGCGCTGTGGGAGGAGGTGCGCCGGCTCAACCAGGAGCACGGCACCACGGTGTTCCTCACCACCCAGTACCTCGAAGAGGCCGACGAGCTGGCAGGACGCATCGCCATCATCGACGACGGCCGGATCGTGCGCGAGGGGACCCCCAAGCAGCTCAAGGCCGCGGTCGGGGCCCCGACCCTCACCGTCGAGGTCGACCCCGACCATGCCGGCACCGCCACCGAGATCCTGACCCGGTTCGGCGATCCCCGCCCCGCGACCCCGCCGGTGGTGGCCATCGGACTCGCGGGCGGGGCGCGCGACATGGCCGCGGTCGTCCGGGCCTTCGACGAGGCCGGCATCGCCCTGGACCACGTGCAGCTCGACTCGCCGAGCCTCGACGACGTGTTCGCCGAAGCCACCGGCCGCCGGCTCGAAGGAGCCGACGGATGACCCTGCCGGCGGCTCCACCCGCCAGGCGCGGTCCGGTGGTGGGGGCTTCGCACGTGCTGGTGCTGTCGCGCCGGGCGGTGCTCGGCTTGTGGCGCCAACCCAACATCTGGGCGATGGGAACGCTGTTCCCGCTGCTGATCGCGGCGGTGCAGGCATCGGCGTTCTCGCGGGCGATCGACCTGCCCGGGTTCCCCGAGGTCGACTCGTTCCTGCAGTTCGTGCTGCCGGCCACGATCGTGCAGGTGGTGCTCTTCGGGAGCATCAACGCCGGCACCGACCTGGCCCTCGACATCGAGAACGGCTTCTTCGACCGGCTGGTCGCGGCGCCCACGTCGCGCATCGCCATCCTGCTCGGTCGCATGGCGGGGGCCGCCACCTTGGCGTCGTTGCAGGCCCTGCTCTACATCGGCATCTTCTCGGTCTTCGGGGCCCGGGTCGAGGGTGGAGTGCCGGCCATGGTGCTGCTCATGGCCCTGGCGGGATTGCTGGCGGTGGCCATCGGCGGGCTCGCCTGTGCCGTCGGGTTGCGCACCGGCAAGGCCGAGGCGGTTGGCAACTCGTTCCCGCTGGTGTTCATCTTGTTGTTCATCTCCTCCGCGTTCTTCCCGGTCGAGCTCATGTCGGGCTGGTACCGCACCGTGGCCGAGCGCAACCCCCTCACCGTGATGATCGACGGTGCCCGCCACCAGGTCATCGTCGGCTTCGATGTGGGCGAGGCGGCGGCCAGCCTGGCCGTGGCGCTCTCACTCATCGTCGTGTCGTTCTGGCTGGCGACGCGGATGCTGCAGCGGCGGTTGGCGGTCGCGGCATGACCGAGCGGCTCACCACCGGCGAGGTCACCGGCGAGGGCGCCGCCGCACCGCCCCGCGAGGGACGGGTGGCGAACCCGCTGCTGGTGGCGTTGCAGATCGCGCTGCGGGGCACCCGCAACACGGTCCGGATCCCCGCGGCCCTGGTCCCCACCGTGGCCATGCCCATGTTCTTCGTGGTGGCCTTCAGCGGGGCGTTCAGCGCGATCACCGGCATCCGGGGGTTCCCCACCGAGAACATCTTGAGCTGGATGGTGCCCTTCGCCATCTTGCAGGGTGCCTCCTTTGCCGGCATGGGCACCGCGTTCAGCACCGCCCGCGACATCGAGGACGGCTTCTACAACCGCCTGCTGCTCGCCCCGACGCGCCGGTGGGCGCTGGTGCTGGGTCCGATGATCTTCGCCGGGCTGCGGGCCCTGATCCCGTTCGTGGTGGTGGTGCCGGTCGCTCTCGTCGCGGGCATCTCGGTTCCCGCCGGGCCGGTGGCGCTGGTGCCGCTCGCGCTCGGGTGTGTGGGGGTCGGTACGGTTGCCGGGCTCTGGGGGCTCGGCATCGCCTATCGGTTCCAGTCCCAGCGGGCGGGCGCCATCGTGCAGCTCGGCATCTTCTCGGTGATGTTCCTGTCGATCGGGCAGGCACCGCTGGAGGTGATGGAGGGCTGGCTGCACACCGTCGCCCGGGTCAACCCCATGACCAACGTGTTGCGCTTCGCCCGCCAGGGGTTCATCGGCGACCTGAGCTGGGCCGACACCTGGCCCGCGCTGGTCGCCTTGGCGCTGGCGGTCGTCGCCCTCGGCGCCTTCGCGGCCCGTCAGTTCCGCCGCCTCTTCCCGTGAGCGCCGAGGTGTTGGCTCGCGCCTACACTCGCCGTCGGAGGGCTACATGAACGTCACCATCACCGTCAACGGCACCCAGCACAGCGCCGAGGTCGAACCTCGCACGCTGCTCGTCCAGTTCATTCGCGATCAGCTTCGGCTGACCGGCACCAACATCGGCTGCGACACGTCGTCGTGTGGGGCCTGCACGGTGCTGGTCGATGGCGAGTCGGTGAAGTCCTGCACCGTGTTCGCCGCCCAGGCCGACGATGCCGACATCACCACCATCGAAGGTCTCGCCGACGCCGACGGAACGCTGCACCCCATGCAAGAGGCGTTCCGCCAGCACCACGGCCTGCAGTGCGGCTACTGCACGCCGGGCATGGTCATGGCCGCGGTGTCGCTGCTCGACGAGAACCCCGACCCGACCGAGCGCGAGGTCAGGGTCGGCCTCGAGGGCAACCTGTGCCGCTGCACCGGCTACCACAACATCGTCAAGGCCGTGCTGGCGGCGGCGTCGGGCGACCCGTCGTCGGAGCCGTCGTTCACCCCGGTCGATCTCACCGCCGGGGGTGGCTCGTGATCCCCGCCACCTTCGACTACGTCCGGGCCGACTCCGCCGAGGCTGCGGTCGCGGCCCTGGCCGAGCACGGCGACGAGGCCAAGCTGCTGGCCGGGGGCCACTCGCTCATCCCCATGATGAAGCTGCGGCTGGCCGTGCCCGCCGTGCTGGTCGACATCGGGCGTCTGGCCGACCTGTCCTATGTGCGCGACGCCGGCGACCACGTGGCCGTCGGTGCGCTCACCCGCCACCACGATCTCGAGACCAACGAGCTGTTGCACACCGAGGTGCCGCTGCTGGCCAACGCCGCCCACCATGTCGGCGATCCCCAGGTGCGCCATCGGGGCACCATCGGCGGGTCGCTCGCCCACTCCGATCCCGCCGCCGATCTGCCCGCCGTGCTCCTGGCCCTCGACGCCACCCTGGTGGCCGCCGGCCCCGGTGGGTCCACTCGCGAGATCGCCGCCGCCGACTTCTTCACCGGCTACTTCGAGAGCGCGCTGGGCGACGACGAGCTGCTCACCGAGATCCGGGTGCCGAAGCTGGCCGGTGTCGGCTGGTCGTTCCAGAAGTTCAACCGGCGCGCCCAGGATTGGGCCATCGTCGGGGTCGCCGCGGTGCACGGCGAGGGCCGCACCGGCATCGGCCTGGTCAACATGGGGTCGACCCCGTTGCGGGCTGCCGCCACCGAGGCGGCGCTGCGCGACGGTGCCAGCGTGACCGACGCCGCCGCCATGGCCGACGAGGGCACCGAGCCCTCGGCCGATCTCAACGCGTCGGAGGAGTACCGCCGGCACCTGGCCCGGGTGCTGGTGCGGCGGGCTCTCGAGGACGCGTCGGGCTGATCGCGCCGTCACCACGTGGCGGGAACAGCGGCGCCTCCCCGGTGGTTGAACTCTGTACCAGCCATGGAGGACCGATGGACGCCACCGACACGATCACGATCCGCGCCCCCGAAGACCGGCGGCCAGGCTGGGCCCGGACGAGTCGCTGACGGTGCCCGGCGGCGACCATGTGCACCTCTTCGTGGCCATGGGTTCGGCCGCGCTGGACGGCCGGGAGATGTCGCGGGGAGCGGCCGCCCGCCTCACGGCGGCCGGACCGGTCGAGCTCACCGGTGGCCCCGACGGAGCCGAGACACTGATCTGGGTGACGGCGTAGGTTCGTGCGGTTGCGCTCTACGCTGGCGGTGAGATGAGCAACGATCCCGACACCACCGCCACCTCGACTTGGGGCGTCCCCGACTCGGTCGACGAGGTCGTCCACGCTCTGGCCGACAACGACTACCTTGCCGACGAGGGTCTGGCCACCGCAGTGTTCTTGTCGTTGCGCCTGCATCGCCCGTTGCTGCTCGAGGGCGAGGCCGGTGTCGGCAAGACCGAGGTGGCCAAGACCCTGGCCCGCTGGAGCGGCGGCGAGCTGATCCGGCTGCAGTGCTACGAGGGCATCGACCTCGCCCAGGCCGCCTACGAGTGGGACTACTCGCGGCAGCTGCTGCACCTGCGCACCGCCGAGGCGACCGGGGCGGCCTCTTCCGCGTCGACCGACGCGCTCGAGGACGAGCTGTACCACGAACGGTTCCTGGTCCGCCGGGCCCTGCTCCGCGCGCTCGATCACGGCGATGGACCGCCCCCGGTGCTGTTGATCGACGAGCTCGACCGCGCCGACGACGAGTTCGAGGCCTTCCTGCTCGAGATCCTCTCGGACTACGCCATCACCGTGCCCGAGCTGGGCCGGTTCGCGGCCGCGGTGCCGCCGATCGTGGTGATCACCTCCAACCGCACCCGCGACCTGCACGATGCCCTCAAGCGCCGTTGCCTCTACCACTGGGTCGAGCACCCCGACTTCGACCGCGAGGTCGCGATCGTTGGACTCCGCGCCCCCGAGGTGCCCGACCGCCTCGCCCGCCAGGTCGCGTCCGCCACCGCCACCATCCGGGACCTGGGGCTCTACAAGCCGCCGGGGGTGGCCGAGACGATCGACTGGGCCTCGGCGCTGGCGCTGCTCGGCCGGGGTGAGCTCACCGCCGACACGATCGACGCCACGCTCGGCACCGTGCTCAAGTACCGCGAGGACCAGGAACGGGTCCGCACCCACGGACTCGAGGTCCTGGTCACCGAGGCCATGGCCCGCCATGGCTGAGCTCGACGCCACCGTCGCCGCTGGTCGCGAGGGTGGCCCCGCGAGCGACCCGACCCCCGAACCGGTGGTCGTCGCCTTCGTCGCCGCCCTGCGCCGAGCGGGGGTCGCCATCCCCGTTGACAGCACGGTCACCTTCTCCGAGGCGCTCGCCGAGGTCGGCGCCACCGACCGCAACGCCGTCTACTGGGCCGGTCGGGCCACGCTGGTCACCCGGCCCGAAGACATCGAGCCCTACGACCAGGTCTTCGCCGCCTTCTGGGGCGAGGGCCCCGCCGCGCTGCTGCGGTCGGCGTCGGCGCCCACCCCCACCACGTTGGTCCTCGACGATACCGACGACGCATCCGAACCACCGACCGACGACGGTGACGACGACGAGTCCGAGGAGATCCAGGCGGTGCGCTACAGCCCGGCCGAGGTGCTGCGCCACCGCGACTTCGCCGAGTGCAGCGAGGAGGAGCTGGCCGAGGCGCACCGCCTCATGTCGCTGATGGGCCTCGGTGTCGCCCGCCGGCCGTCGCGCCGGCACCGTCCCACCACCGCCCGCCACGGCCGCCCCGACCTTCGCCGCACCGTCCGCCAGAGCATGCGCACCGGCGGCGAGACCCTCCGCCGGGCCCACACCAGTCCGAGCGACCGACCCCGCCGGTTGGTGCTGCTGGCCGACATCAGCGGGTCGATGGAGCCCTACTCCCGCTCGCTGCTGCGGTTCGTGCACGCCGCCGCCACCGGGCGCACCCGTGTCGAGGCGTTCGCCCTCGGGACCCGCCTCACCCGCCTCACCCGCGAGCTGTCCACCCGCGACCCCGACGCCGCGCTCGAGCGGGTCGGATCCGCGGTCGACGACTGGGCGGGCGGCACCCGCTTGGGCGACATGCTGGCCGAGTTCAACGACCGCTGGGGGGTTCGGGGCATGGCCCGGGGTGCGGTGGTCGTGATCCTCTCCGACGGCTGGGACCGCGGCGAGCCCGACCAGCTGGCCGAGCAGATGCAGCGCCTGTCGCGGGTCGCCTACCGGGTGGTGTGGGTCAACCCGCTGAAGGCGACCCCCGGCTACGAGCCCCTGGCCAGGGGCATGGCCGCTGCGCTGCCCTACGTCGACCGCTTCATCGAGGGCCACTCCCTCGCCGCCCTGGAACACCTCGCCAAGGAGATCGCCGCATGAAGGAGATCCTCGCCGACATCGACCGCTGGCGGACCGCCGGCAAGAAGGTGGCCATCGCCCGAGTCGTCGACATCGACGGGTCGGGCCCCCGCCTGCCCGGGGCCGCCATGGCGGTCAACGAGGACGGAGAGGTCGCCGGTTCGGTGTCGGGCGGCTGCGTCGAGGGGGCGGTGGTGACCGAGGCGCTCGAGATCCTCGAGGGGGCCGAACGGCGGATCGTCACCTTCGGCTACAGCGACGA
Protein-coding regions in this window:
- a CDS encoding ATP-binding cassette domain-containing protein codes for the protein MSHPIEVEGLVRRFGDLVAVDGIDLFVEQGEVFGFLGPNGAGKSTLVRMLTTLLRPTGGVARVAGHDIRRDAAAVRRSIGVALQDAAIDPLMTGSELLHLQSVLHGVPRRVAEERSGDLLERVGLTAAANRRVGTYSGGMRRRLDLALSLVHEPIVLFLDEPTTGLDPTSRMALWEEVRRLNQEHGTTVFLTTQYLEEADELAGRIAIIDDGRIVREGTPKQLKAAVGAPTLTVEVDPDHAGTATEILTRFGDPRPATPPVVAIGLAGGARDMAAVVRAFDEAGIALDHVQLDSPSLDDVFAEATGRRLEGADG
- a CDS encoding ABC transporter permease, with the protein product MTLPAAPPARRGPVVGASHVLVLSRRAVLGLWRQPNIWAMGTLFPLLIAAVQASAFSRAIDLPGFPEVDSFLQFVLPATIVQVVLFGSINAGTDLALDIENGFFDRLVAAPTSRIAILLGRMAGAATLASLQALLYIGIFSVFGARVEGGVPAMVLLMALAGLLAVAIGGLACAVGLRTGKAEAVGNSFPLVFILLFISSAFFPVELMSGWYRTVAERNPLTVMIDGARHQVIVGFDVGEAAASLAVALSLIVVSFWLATRMLQRRLAVAA
- a CDS encoding ABC transporter permease — translated: MTERLTTGEVTGEGAAAPPREGRVANPLLVALQIALRGTRNTVRIPAALVPTVAMPMFFVVAFSGAFSAITGIRGFPTENILSWMVPFAILQGASFAGMGTAFSTARDIEDGFYNRLLLAPTRRWALVLGPMIFAGLRALIPFVVVVPVALVAGISVPAGPVALVPLALGCVGVGTVAGLWGLGIAYRFQSQRAGAIVQLGIFSVMFLSIGQAPLEVMEGWLHTVARVNPMTNVLRFARQGFIGDLSWADTWPALVALALAVVALGAFAARQFRRLFP
- a CDS encoding (2Fe-2S)-binding protein, translated to MNVTITVNGTQHSAEVEPRTLLVQFIRDQLRLTGTNIGCDTSSCGACTVLVDGESVKSCTVFAAQADDADITTIEGLADADGTLHPMQEAFRQHHGLQCGYCTPGMVMAAVSLLDENPDPTEREVRVGLEGNLCRCTGYHNIVKAVLAAASGDPSSEPSFTPVDLTAGGGS
- a CDS encoding xanthine dehydrogenase family protein subunit M, yielding MIPATFDYVRADSAEAAVAALAEHGDEAKLLAGGHSLIPMMKLRLAVPAVLVDIGRLADLSYVRDAGDHVAVGALTRHHDLETNELLHTEVPLLANAAHHVGDPQVRHRGTIGGSLAHSDPAADLPAVLLALDATLVAAGPGGSTREIAAADFFTGYFESALGDDELLTEIRVPKLAGVGWSFQKFNRRAQDWAIVGVAAVHGEGRTGIGLVNMGSTPLRAAATEAALRDGASVTDAAAMADEGTEPSADLNASEEYRRHLARVLVRRALEDASG
- a CDS encoding MoxR family ATPase, which encodes MSNDPDTTATSTWGVPDSVDEVVHALADNDYLADEGLATAVFLSLRLHRPLLLEGEAGVGKTEVAKTLARWSGGELIRLQCYEGIDLAQAAYEWDYSRQLLHLRTAEATGAASSASTDALEDELYHERFLVRRALLRALDHGDGPPPVLLIDELDRADDEFEAFLLEILSDYAITVPELGRFAAAVPPIVVITSNRTRDLHDALKRRCLYHWVEHPDFDREVAIVGLRAPEVPDRLARQVASATATIRDLGLYKPPGVAETIDWASALALLGRGELTADTIDATLGTVLKYREDQERVRTHGLEVLVTEAMARHG
- a CDS encoding VWA domain-containing protein — encoded protein: MAELDATVAAGREGGPASDPTPEPVVVAFVAALRRAGVAIPVDSTVTFSEALAEVGATDRNAVYWAGRATLVTRPEDIEPYDQVFAAFWGEGPAALLRSASAPTPTTLVLDDTDDASEPPTDDGDDDESEEIQAVRYSPAEVLRHRDFAECSEEELAEAHRLMSLMGLGVARRPSRRHRPTTARHGRPDLRRTVRQSMRTGGETLRRAHTSPSDRPRRLVLLADISGSMEPYSRSLLRFVHAAATGRTRVEAFALGTRLTRLTRELSTRDPDAALERVGSAVDDWAGGTRLGDMLAEFNDRWGVRGMARGAVVVILSDGWDRGEPDQLAEQMQRLSRVAYRVVWVNPLKATPGYEPLARGMAAALPYVDRFIEGHSLAALEHLAKEIAA
- a CDS encoding XdhC family protein is translated as MKEILADIDRWRTAGKKVAIARVVDIDGSGPRLPGAAMAVNEDGEVAGSVSGGCVEGAVVTEALEILEGAERRIVTFGYSDDDAFAVGLTCGGTVHLFIEPLDW